A region of Lycium barbarum isolate Lr01 chromosome 3, ASM1917538v2, whole genome shotgun sequence DNA encodes the following proteins:
- the LOC132631341 gene encoding uncharacterized protein LOC132631341, translating to MRWHAEHEVEEGVMRHCSDAPAWKHFDRMHLSFATESRNVRLGLCTDGFQPFGQTGQQYSSWPVIVTPYNLPPWMCMKDPYLFLSVIVPGPKNPKQQLDVFLQPLIVELKNLWNIGVDTYDISKKQNFKMRAALMWTISDFPAYSMLSGWSTAGRLACPYCMENLDAFTLTKGGKQSWFDNHRKFLPLDHPYRKDRNSFRKNKVVTVHPTPVRSVEDILREIEELGLKKVTELGADIVNRQISKFSGWKKRSIFWDLPYWSTNLIRHNLDVMHIEKNFFEKVFNTVLDVDGKTKDNPKSREYLKEFCRRPELHAVGGEYPKAIYTLNKESKKVLCKWVKNLQFPDGYVSNMGRCVDMKKHKLFGMKSHDCHVFMQRLIPIAFRELLPTKVWEVLTEMSLFFRDLTSTVIREEDMVRLQKEIPEILCKLEHILPPSFFDSIEHLPVHLAYEARLAGPVQNRWMYPFERNLWNYKHNVRNKAYAEGSICNAYLVEEASSFCSHYFEPHVYTRHRKVPQNDDGGTCDQGKHHGNLSMFTYPDFKLLFSFIHQNCENKFACHFLHVFQRNFIDSLRQNFPQITEKDVDRKLDEDFASWFKRYARVHIDNEFIKALAEGPRRSAKPYTGYNVNGYKFHTKSRSSSRASNNSGVCIKGTNYSANDYDYYGVLTDILELEYKGSTPIKRTVLFKCEWFDPTQKVGMKIHPQYKLVDVNHRRKLKKYEPFVLEMQAAQVYYAAYPSLRRDKIDWWALCKTKARGIVDMPPSSSQLPPADVVEPFQNDEDGLTFDVVPDNETIVRNDPNGEFINLRDDDDDLGDEEEIHDESELDEDGDNEDEEAYDASGSE from the exons ATGCGATGGCATGCCGAGCATGAAGTTGAGGAAGGTGTGATGCGTCACTGTTCAGATGCACCCGCATGGAAACACTTTGATAGAATGCATCTATCTTTTGCAACGGAAAGTCGTAATGTCAGATTGGGGCTATGCACAGATGGGTTTCAGCCATTTGGACAAACAGGACAACAATATTCATCTTGGCCAGTAATTGTGACACCATACAACTTGCCGCCTTGGATGTGTATGAAAGATCCCTATTTGTTTTTGTCAGTTATAGTTCCTGGGCCAAAGAATCCTAAGCAGCAATTGGATGTTTTCTTGCAGCCTTTGATTGTTGAACTAAAGAATCTATGGAATATAGGTGTCGACACATATGATATCTCTAAGAAGCAAAATTTTAAAATGCGAGCTGCTTTGATGTGGACAATCAGTGACTTTCCCGCATATTCGATGTTGTCTGGGTGGAGTACTGCGGGTAGGCTAGCATGTCCATATTGCATGGAGAATTTAGATGCTTTTACTTTGACAAAAGGTGGCAAACAATCTTGGTTTGACAATCATCGTAAGTTCCTACCGCTGGATCACCCATATAGAAAGGATAGGAACTCATTTAGAAAGAACAAAGTAGTCACAGTTCATCCTACACCGGTACGGTCAGTTGAGGATATTTTGAGAGAGATAGAAGAATTGGGACTAAAAAAGGTAACAGAACTTGGGGCTGATATTGTTAATCGTCAAATTAGTAAGTTTTCCGGTTGGAAGAAAAGAAGCATATTTTGGGATTTGCCGTATTGGAGTACCAATCTCATTCGGCATAATCTAGATGTAATGCACATTGAGAAGAACTTTTTTGAGAAGGTGTTCAACACAGTATTGGATGTAGATGGTAAAACAAAAGATAACCCCAAATCTAGAGAATACCTGAAAGAGTTCTGTCGACGCCCTGAACTACATGCTGTTGGTGGCGAATACCCGAAAGCTATTTACACACTAAACAAGGAGTCAAAAAAGGTTTTGTGCAAATGGGTGAAAAATCTGCAATTTCCAGATGGATATGTCTCAAATATGGGACGGTGTGTGGACATGAAAAAACATAAGTTGTTTGGTATGAAAAGCCATGATTGTCATGTATTCATGCAAAGATTGATTCCTATTGCGTTTCGTGAGCTATTACCAACAAAAGTCTGGGAAGTACTTACTGAGATGAGCCTTTTCTTTAGGGATCTCACTTCCACGGTAATACGAGAAGAGGATATGGTAAGACTTCAAAAAGAAATACCTGAAATACTTTGTAAATTAGAGCATATACTCCCTCCTAGCTTTTTTGATTCAATAGAACATCTCCCTGTGCATCTTGCTTATGAAGCAAGGCTAGCTGGTCCGGTGCAAAATCGGTGGATGTATCCATTTgagag AAACCTCTGGAATTACAAACACAATGTTCGTAATAAGGCATATGCTGAAGGATCCATATGCAATGCTTACTTAGTTGAGGAAGCTTCTTCTTTTTGTTCACACTACTTTGAGCCTCATGTTTACACAAGGCATAGGAAAGTTCCACAAAATGATGATGGTGGTACATGTGATCAGGGTAAACACCACGGTAATCTTTCTATGTTCACCTATCCAG ATTTCAAGCTTTTATTTTCATTTATACATCAAAATTGTGAAAATAAATTTGCGTGTCATTTTTTGCATGTGTTTCAAAGAAATTTTATTGACTCCCTGCGTCAAAATTTTCCACAAATTACGGAGAAGGATGTGGATAGGAAACTTGATGAAGATTTCGCATCATGGTTCAAAAGATAT GCACGAGTCCACATAGATAATGAATTCATCAAGGCCCTTGCAGAAGGTCCGCGTCGATCAGCAAAACCGTACACGGGTTATAATGTTAATGGCTATAAATTTCACACTAAAAGCCGCAGTTCTTCTAGAGCATCTAATAACAGTGGTGTATGCATAAAAGGAACCAACTACAGTGCAAATGACTATGACTACTATGGTGTGCTTACTGATATCCTTGAATTGGAGTACAAGGGTAGCACGCCGATAAAGAGAACTGTTTTATTTAAGTGTGAATGGTTTGATCCCACACAAAAAGTAGGAATGAAGATTCACCCGCAATATAAACTTGTGGATGTCAACCATCGCAGGAAATTAAAAAAGTATGAACCATTTGTTTTGGAAATGCAAGCGGCCCAAGTGTATTATGCCGCTTATCCTAGCTTACGACGTGATAAGATTGACTGGTGGGCTTTGTGCAAAACAAAAGCTCGGGGTATTGTGGATATGCCCCCATCTTCTTCACAATTACCTCCAGCTGATGTTGTAGAGCCATTCCAAAATGATGAAGATGGTTTAACATTTGATGTGGTACCCGACAATGAAACTATTGTGCGGAATGATCCAAATGGAGAATTCATAAACTTAagagacgatgatgatgatttaggTGAtgaggaagaaattcatgatgaATCTGAATTAGATGAAGATGGTGATAATGAGGATGAAGAGGCATATGATGCAAGTGGCAGTGAATAG
- the LOC132632468 gene encoding leucine-rich repeat receptor-like protein kinase PXL1 encodes MKSIHLFCLLFFLVVSSNGDEVSTLLAIKSSLVDPMDHLKDWNGSSSSFLDHCKWSGVFCNSKSYIEKLDLSNMNLSGIVSDQIQRLESLSSLNLCCNDFSTSLPKSLANFTSLKSIDVSQNNFVGKFPAGLGMAIGLRYLNASSNNFEGFLPEDLGNATLLKVMDFRGSFFEGSIPVSFKNLQNLKFFGLSGNNLSGEIPRELGELNAVETIILGYNQFEGSIPAEFGNLSNLQYLDLAVGTLSGQIPAELGKLKNLNTVYLYQNSFEGKIPAEIGNITSLVYLDLSDNNISGEIPNELAGLKNLQLLNLMCNNLTGLIPTKLGELENLEILELWQNSLNGTLPVNLGKNSPLQWLDVSSNSLTGEIPPGLCDSGNLTKLILFNNSFSGPIPLGLSNCSSLVRVRIQNNLLSGIIPIGFGTLPILQRLELAKNNLIGEIPVDFTLSTTLSFIDVSSNHLESSLPSSILSIPSLQTFIVSNNNLKGNIPDQFQDCPSLSLLDLSSNHFSGKIPQSIASCEKLVNLNLRNNQFSGEIPIHIATLPTLSILDLSNNSLVGKIPMDFGSSPALEMLNLSYNKLEGPVPRNGILMTINPNDLIGNAGLCGGILPPCSQSRLTVTASKTHHVNHIIMGFIVGISVILAVGIIVLAGRLMYNGWYLCNSFFKDFGFNKNNSEWPWRLVAFQRLNFTSTDILACLKESNVVGIGGNGIVYKAETQRPHSVVAVKKLWRSSDGDIEAGDDLFAEVDLLGKLRHRNIVRLLGYLHNETDVMMLSEYMPNGNLGAALHGKEAGTMLVDWLSRYNVALGVAHGLAYLHHDCHPPVIHRDVKSSNILLDSDFEARIADFGLARMMLHKNETVSMVAGSYGYIAPEYGYTLKVDEKSDIYSYGVVLLELVTGKMPLDSSFGDQSIDIVEWVRRKVNNKASEEALDADVAGQCKHVHEEMLLVLKIALLCTAKLPKERPSMRDIITMLGEAKPRRKSICQSWGYNGTSTANKDKLIFAHSPVVGLL; translated from the exons ATGAAAAGTATTCATCTTTTTTGCTTGTTGTTTTTCTTGGTTGTTTCATCAAATGGGGATGAAGTTTCTACATTGTTAGCTATAAAGTCCAGTCTTGTTGATCCAATGGATCACCTCAAAGATTGGAATGGAAGCTCATCAAGTTTTCTTGATCATTGTAAATGGAGTGGTGTCTTTTGCAACTCCAAAAGCTATATAGAGAAACTTGACTTGTCAAACATGAATCTCAGTGGCATTGTTTCAGATCAAATTCAAAGGCTGGAAAGTCTATCTTCACTCAATCTTTGCTGCAATGATTTCTCCACTTCATTGCCAAAGTCGTTAGCCAATTTCACTTCTTTAAAGAGCATTGATGTGAGCCAAAACAACTTTGTTGGCAAGTTTCCTGCTGGTCTTGGAATGGCTATTGGCTTGAGATATCTCAATGCTTCTAGCAATAACTTTGAGGGGTTTCTCCCTGAGGATCTTGGAAATGCCACGTTGCTCAAAGTCATGGATTTTCGAGGGAGTTTTTTCGAAGGTTCAATACCTGTATCTTTCAAGAATCTGCAGAATTTGAAGTTTTTTGGCCTATCTGGGAATAATCTTTCCGGAGAGATCCCTCGGGAGCTTGGTGAGTTGAATGCTGTGGAGACTATAATTCTTGGATACAATCAATTTGAAGGTTCTATTCCAGCTGAGTTTGGTAACTTAAGTAACCTTCAGTATCTTGACTTGGCTGTTGGCACTTTAAGTGGTCAAATTCCAGCTGAATTAGGTAAGCTGAAGAACCTGAACACAGTTTACTTGTATCAAAACAGTTTTGAAGGGAAGATTCCAGCTGAAATTGGAAATATCACATCTTTAGTTTACTTGGATCTTTCTGACAACAACATTTCTGGGGAGATTCCAAATGAGTTAGCAGGTTTGAAGAATTTGCAGCTGCTAAATCTCATGTGCAATAACTTAACTGGTCTCATTCCAACCAAGCTTGGTGAGTTAGAAAATCTTGAGATTCTTGAACTATGGCAAAATTCTTTAAATGGAACTTTGCCAGTGAATCTTGGAAAAAATTCTCCCTTGCAATGGTTAGATGTTTCTTCGAATTCCCTGACAGGTGAGATCCCTCCTGGCTTGTGTGATTCTGGCAATTTAACAAAGCTCATTCTCTTTAACAATTCCTTCTCTGGACCAATCCCATTAGGCCTCTCTAATTGTTCTTCACTCGTCCGAGTTAGAATCCAAAATAATCTTCTCTCGGGCATAATTCCGATTGGCTTTGGAACACTTCCTATCCTCCAAAGATTGGAATTGGCTAAAAACAATCTCATTGGTGAAATTCCTGTGGATTTCACTCTGTCTACTACTCTTTCTTTTATCGATGTCTCCTCGAACCACCTTGAATCATCTTTGCCTTCTAGCATTTTGTCCATTCCTAGCCTGCAAACCTTTATAGTCTCCAATAACAATCTTAAAGGAAACATTCCTGACCAATTCCAAGATTGTCCTTCCTTATCTTTGCTTGATCTTTCAAGCAACCATTTCTCAGGGAAAATTCCTCAGAGTATTGCTTCATGTGAAAAGCTAGTGAATCTTAATCTAAGAAACAACCAATTCAGTGGTGAAATCCCAATTCACATTGCCACATTGCCAACTTTATCTATTCTTGATTTATCAAACAACTCCTTAGTTGGAAAAATACCAATGGACTTTGGTAGCTCTCCAGCTCTAGAAATGCTTAATCTATCCTACAACAAGCTTGAGGGTCCAGTTCCAAGAAATGGGATACTCATGACCATTAATCCCAATGATCTGATAGGAAATGCTGGTCTTTGTGGTGGCATACTTCCACCGTGTTCTCAAAGTCGTCTCACCGTCACGGCTTCAAAGACTCATCATGTCAATCACATAATCATGGGATTCATTGTTGGAATCTCGGTTATCTTAGCTGTTGGAATCATTGTTCTAGCAGGGAGATTGATGTACAACGGATGGTACTTGTGCAACAGCTTTTTCAAAGATTTTGGGTTCAACAAGAACAACTCAGAATGGCCTTGGAGGCTTGTAGCATTCCAGAGGCTTAACTTCACAAGTACTGATATTCTGGCTTGCCTAAAAGAGTCAAATGTGGTAGGCATTGGTGGCAATGGCATTGTCTACAAGGCTGAGACTCAGAGGCCGCATTCTGTTGTAGCAGTTAAAAAGTTATGGAGATCCTCAGATGGAGACATTGAAGCAGGAGATGATCTCTTTGCAGAGGTAGATCTTTTAGGGAAGCTTCGTCACAGGAACATTGTTAGGCTATTAGGCTATCTTCACAATGAGACTGATGTCATGATGTTATCTGAATACATGCCTAATGGAAATCTTGGTGCTGCTTTGCATGGAAAAGAAGCTGGAACAATGCTCGTAGATTGGTTGTCAAGATACAATGTTGCCCTCGGTGTTGCTCATGGCCTCGCGTATCTTCACCATGATTGCCATCCACCAGTCATACATCGCGATGTCAAGTCAAGCAACATTCTCCTAGATTCAGATTTTGAGGCAAGAATTGCAGATTTTGGCTTGGCAAGGATGATGCTTCACAAGAATGAGACTGTTTCTATGGTGGCAGGATCATATGGCTATATAGCACCAG AATACGGATACAcattgaaggttgatgagaaGAGCGACATATACAGCTATGGGGTGGTGCTTTTGGAGCTTGTGACTGGAAAAATGCCATTAGACAGTTCGTTCGGAGATCAATCGATTGACATTGTAGAATGGGTTAGAAGGAAAGTAAACAACAAGGCATCAGAAGAAGCATTAGATGCTGATGTAGCTGGCCAATGTAAACATGTACATGAAGAGATGCTTCTTGTCCTAAAGATTGCACTTCTTTGCACTGCTAAGCTTCCCAAAGAAAGGCCATCAATGAGAGACATTATAACAATGCTTGGAGAGGCAAAACCAAGAAGGAAAAGCATTTGCCAGAGTTGGGGTTATAATGGTACTAGTACTGCTAACAAAGACAAGTTAATCTTTGCACATTCACCAGTTGTAGGCCTTTTATAA